The following coding sequences are from one Ruminococcus flavefaciens AE3010 window:
- a CDS encoding DUF3592 domain-containing protein, whose product MDNGQTNGNKNSRAIIIAVCCVIAVVLVGFCFIGVLPFMAARDLFNSAVNTDISSYNVTVTAEITEVLVKTDPDSDDGNGGKVKMYTPVYEYEYNGKKYSVTGGVSSSEKKYEVGDRAEVQISADRPGMMYDPQLSFRNSFNKVQRGFSAMFAVMLIVPIILAVVIAAIIIIALRKSRAQSSCNSDSSAQHEYSDPNDDYRG is encoded by the coding sequence ATGGACAACGGACAGACAAACGGCAATAAGAACAGCAGGGCAATTATCATCGCAGTATGCTGCGTTATTGCAGTTGTGCTTGTAGGCTTCTGCTTTATTGGAGTACTGCCGTTCATGGCAGCAAGAGATCTTTTTAACAGCGCAGTAAATACTGATATATCATCTTATAACGTTACGGTGACTGCTGAGATCACCGAGGTCCTTGTTAAGACCGATCCCGACAGTGATGACGGCAACGGCGGCAAGGTAAAGATGTATACCCCTGTGTATGAATATGAGTACAACGGCAAAAAGTACAGTGTTACAGGCGGCGTAAGCTCCAGCGAAAAGAAATATGAGGTGGGTGACAGGGCAGAGGTGCAGATCTCCGCTGACCGCCCCGGCATGATGTATGATCCGCAGCTGAGCTTCAGGAATTCATTCAATAAGGTGCAGCGCGGCTTTTCCGCTATGTTTGCGGTAATGCTCATCGTACCCATTATCCTTGCCGTTGTTATTGCAGCCATAATTATCATAGCACTGCGAAAAAGCAGAGCTCAGAGCAGCTGTAACAGTGACAGCTCGGCTCAGCATGAATACAGCGATCCGAACGACGACTACAGAGGATAA
- a CDS encoding GNAT family N-acetyltransferase: MNIFRAQNVSGLAEIRMKYLREDFPDMTTAQAAQIKAKLPRYYSDHLNCDLFAYLAEDGGKMIGSAFLAVRELPPNPNFPNGRVGTVLNVYTEASHRRQGIATALMELLISDAKVMELDYIELKASEDGYQLYKQMGFEVEKSHFTPMKLKIRK, translated from the coding sequence ATGAATATATTCAGAGCACAGAACGTTTCGGGACTTGCCGAGATACGCATGAAGTATCTCCGCGAGGACTTTCCTGATATGACCACTGCACAGGCAGCCCAGATAAAAGCCAAGCTTCCGCGGTATTACTCGGATCACCTCAACTGCGACCTGTTCGCATATCTTGCCGAGGACGGCGGTAAGATGATCGGCTCGGCTTTTCTTGCAGTCAGGGAGCTTCCCCCGAATCCCAACTTCCCCAACGGACGTGTGGGCACTGTGCTGAACGTTTACACCGAGGCGAGCCACCGCCGACAGGGCATAGCTACTGCTCTCATGGAGCTTCTCATATCCGACGCAAAGGTAATGGAGCTTGACTATATAGAGCTCAAAGCCTCAGAGGACGGCTATCAGCTCTACAAGCAGATGGGATTTGAGGTGGAAAAGTCTCACTTTACACCTATGAAACTTAAAATAAGAAAATAA
- a CDS encoding saccharopine dehydrogenase family protein, translated as MGKCMIIGCGGVASVAIHKCCQNSEVFEGIMIASRTKSKCDALKEKLQPTTKTVIETAQVNADNVDELVALINSYKPDVVLNLALPYQDLTIMDACLATKTHYVDTANYEPLDTAKFEYKWQWAYRERFEQAGITALLGSGFDPGVTGVFSAYAMKHEFDEINYIDILDCNGGDHGYPFATNFNPEINIREVSAKGSYIEDGKWVETEPMEIKRVYNFKGVGEKDMYLLHHEELESLALNIKGIKRIRFFMTFGQSYLTHLKCLENVGMTSIEPIMYEGKEIVPLQFLKAVLPDPASLGPRTVGKTNIGCIFRGKKDGKDKNYYLYNICDHQECYKEVGSQAISYTTGVPAMIGAMMIMTGTWKKAGVYNIEEFDPDPFMEALNKWGLPWEEDFDPTLVD; from the coding sequence ATGGGAAAATGTATGATCATCGGCTGCGGCGGCGTTGCGTCCGTAGCTATCCACAAGTGCTGCCAGAACAGCGAGGTATTTGAGGGCATTATGATTGCAAGCCGCACCAAGTCAAAGTGCGACGCGCTGAAGGAAAAGCTCCAGCCCACAACAAAGACTGTTATCGAGACTGCACAGGTAAACGCTGACAACGTTGATGAGCTGGTTGCTCTTATCAACAGCTACAAGCCCGATGTTGTGCTGAACCTTGCCCTCCCTTATCAGGACCTCACTATCATGGACGCTTGTCTCGCTACAAAGACTCACTATGTTGACACAGCAAACTATGAGCCCCTTGATACTGCAAAGTTCGAGTACAAGTGGCAGTGGGCTTACCGCGAGAGATTTGAACAGGCAGGCATCACAGCTCTTCTCGGAAGCGGCTTCGACCCGGGCGTTACGGGAGTATTCTCCGCTTACGCTATGAAGCATGAGTTCGACGAGATAAACTATATCGACATTCTCGACTGCAACGGCGGCGACCACGGCTATCCCTTTGCTACAAACTTCAACCCCGAGATAAATATCCGCGAGGTTTCCGCCAAGGGAAGCTATATCGAAGACGGCAAGTGGGTAGAGACAGAGCCTATGGAGATAAAGCGAGTTTACAACTTCAAGGGCGTAGGCGAAAAGGATATGTACCTCCTCCACCACGAGGAGCTTGAATCCCTCGCTCTCAATATCAAGGGCATCAAGCGTATCCGCTTCTTCATGACATTCGGTCAGAGCTACCTCACACATCTCAAGTGTCTCGAAAACGTTGGCATGACCTCTATCGAGCCTATCATGTACGAGGGCAAGGAGATAGTACCTCTCCAGTTCCTCAAGGCTGTACTGCCCGACCCTGCTTCACTGGGTCCGAGAACAGTGGGCAAGACCAATATCGGCTGTATCTTCCGCGGAAAGAAGGACGGCAAGGACAAGAACTACTACCTCTACAATATCTGCGATCATCAGGAGTGCTACAAGGAAGTGGGCTCACAGGCTATCTCCTACACCACAGGCGTTCCTGCTATGATAGGTGCTATGATGATAATGACAGGCACATGGAAGAAGGCAGGCGTTTACAACATAGAGGAGTTCGATCCCGATCCGTTCATGGAAGCTCTCAACAAGTGGGGACTCCCATGGGAAGAGGACTTTGACCCAACACTGGTCGATTGA
- a CDS encoding peptidylprolyl isomerase, with amino-acid sequence MSGFKNIKRIMAVAAATTMLMLTGCGKSLQTSDVNDTPPTTNSNQSGNTIILTLHPNEAPITCENFEKLVNEGFYNGLTFHRVVDEFMAQGGDPSGDGTGGSPDTIKGEFAANGVDNPISHQRGVVSMARSMDYDSASSQFFICYTGNYASSLDGQYAAFANVTEGMEVVDDFMKVDRDLNSMGEMAVPKTPIRMEKVEMIDPDENGSPRVKITMNDFIQK; translated from the coding sequence ATGTCAGGTTTCAAGAACATCAAAAGGATAATGGCAGTTGCTGCTGCAACAACAATGCTTATGCTCACAGGCTGCGGAAAGAGCTTACAGACCTCGGACGTAAATGATACTCCTCCCACTACAAATTCAAACCAGTCGGGAAATACTATCATTCTTACGCTTCACCCCAACGAGGCTCCTATCACCTGCGAGAACTTTGAAAAGCTGGTAAACGAGGGCTTCTACAACGGTCTTACATTCCACCGTGTAGTTGACGAGTTCATGGCTCAGGGCGGAGACCCCAGCGGCGACGGCACAGGCGGCAGCCCTGATACTATCAAGGGAGAATTTGCTGCAAACGGCGTTGACAACCCCATTTCACATCAGCGCGGCGTAGTTTCAATGGCTCGCAGCATGGATTATGACAGTGCTTCAAGCCAGTTCTTTATCTGCTACACAGGCAATTACGCTTCCTCACTTGACGGACAGTATGCTGCATTTGCAAACGTTACCGAGGGCATGGAGGTAGTTGACGACTTCATGAAGGTAGACCGCGATCTCAACTCAATGGGCGAAATGGCAGTACCGAAAACTCCTATCAGAATGGAGAAGGTGGAGATGATCGACCCCGACGAGAACGGCTCTCCAAGAGTAAAGATCACCATGAATGACTTTATCCAGAAATGA
- the nspC gene encoding carboxynorspermidine decarboxylase, with protein MKYNFDPKKVPTPCYIVDEPALIRNLEILRGVSERTGAKILLAQKAFSCYHLYPMIGVYLAGTACSGLFEARLGFEEMGKENHVFSAAYRESEIDEIISYCGHIIFNSFSQLDRYRDRVLAAGKKIGLRINPEHSTQEGHEIYDPCSPKSRLGITRKSFRADDLAGVTGLHFHTLCEQNSDDLETTLDAIEEKFGDILPKMEWINFGGGHHITREDYDIPRLERCIRHMQEKYGLEVFLEPGEAIALNAGWLVTEVLDLTENDMPIAILDTSAACHMPDVLEMPYRPPLVGSGEKGEKKYSYRLGSQTCLAGDVIGEYSFDEPLRIGDRLVFGDMAIYSMVKNNTFNGMPLPEILLLKKDGSFETLRSFGYDDFKERL; from the coding sequence ATGAAATATAACTTTGACCCAAAGAAAGTGCCGACTCCCTGCTACATAGTGGACGAGCCGGCGCTTATCCGTAATCTGGAGATACTTCGCGGCGTTTCAGAGAGAACAGGCGCGAAGATACTCCTTGCACAGAAAGCGTTTTCCTGCTATCACCTCTATCCAATGATAGGGGTGTACCTTGCGGGTACGGCTTGCAGCGGACTTTTCGAGGCAAGGCTTGGCTTTGAGGAAATGGGAAAGGAAAACCACGTTTTTTCCGCAGCTTACCGCGAAAGCGAGATAGACGAGATAATATCTTACTGCGGACATATCATCTTCAACTCATTCTCTCAGCTTGACAGGTACCGTGACCGTGTGCTTGCGGCAGGTAAGAAGATAGGACTGCGCATAAATCCCGAACATTCTACTCAGGAGGGACATGAGATATACGACCCGTGCTCCCCGAAGTCGAGACTGGGTATCACACGGAAGAGCTTTCGCGCTGACGACCTTGCAGGCGTTACGGGACTTCACTTCCATACTCTATGCGAGCAGAACTCCGACGATCTGGAGACTACCCTTGACGCAATTGAGGAAAAATTCGGGGACATACTGCCGAAAATGGAGTGGATAAACTTTGGCGGCGGTCACCATATAACCCGCGAGGACTACGATATACCGCGGCTTGAACGCTGTATACGCCATATGCAGGAGAAGTACGGGCTGGAGGTCTTTCTCGAACCGGGAGAGGCTATTGCTCTGAATGCAGGCTGGCTGGTGACAGAGGTCCTTGACCTTACGGAAAACGATATGCCCATAGCTATCCTCGATACCTCGGCTGCCTGTCATATGCCTGATGTACTGGAAATGCCCTACCGTCCGCCTCTTGTGGGCTCGGGAGAAAAGGGCGAAAAGAAGTACAGCTACCGCCTCGGCTCCCAGACCTGCCTTGCAGGTGACGTCATAGGTGAGTATTCCTTCGACGAGCCGCTCCGCATCGGGGACAGGCTGGTATTCGGCGATATGGCGATATACTCAATGGTGAAGAACAATACCTTCAACGGTATGCCCCTGCCTGAGATACTGCTCCTCAAAAAGGACGGCAGCTTCGAGACTCTGCGCAGCTTCGGCTACGACGACTTCAAGGAGAGACTGTGA
- a CDS encoding histidine phosphatase family protein: MTNIYFVRHALPDYTCRDAALRPLTPEGERDTAEVVRTMKNIHLDYAISSPYKRSYDTIKETADDHGLKIDIDDRLHERISGKDSNNKEMFRRRWADLSFCEPDGECLQSVMDRNMAALNDILDKHNGENVMVGTHGTALSTILHYFDNSFGVEGFLRIINYMPYIIRLGFEGRELVEKEELLIVDKPFD; the protein is encoded by the coding sequence ATGACGAATATTTACTTTGTGCGCCATGCGCTGCCTGATTATACATGCAGGGACGCAGCCCTGCGCCCCCTTACTCCCGAGGGTGAGAGGGATACTGCAGAGGTAGTCCGCACAATGAAGAACATACATCTTGACTATGCTATTTCAAGTCCATACAAGCGCAGCTACGATACCATAAAGGAGACTGCCGACGACCACGGGCTGAAGATCGATATCGATGACCGTCTTCATGAGCGTATCAGCGGCAAGGACAGCAATAACAAGGAAATGTTCCGCAGACGCTGGGCTGACCTGAGCTTCTGTGAGCCTGACGGCGAGTGCCTGCAGTCCGTAATGGACAGAAATATGGCGGCGCTGAATGATATCCTTGACAAGCACAATGGCGAGAACGTAATGGTGGGAACTCACGGAACGGCTCTGAGTACCATACTCCACTACTTCGACAACAGCTTCGGCGTTGAGGGCTTTCTGCGCATCATCAACTATATGCCATACATAATCAGGCTTGGCTTTGAGGGCAGAGAGCTGGTTGAAAAAGAGGAACTGCTCATAGTAGATAAGCCTTTTGATTGA
- a CDS encoding pectinesterase family protein, with product MITKSRKLALQLFAFAVSIVMMLAAFAAVPPVSVHAAGTDLYVGYSGKNNNFSTVQAAVDKAASLNPSSEANRVTIHIAPGTYRQQVIVQTPYITFVNDEPQKGDAILTWYYGIGYKYYSANSKGYYDANLANSKSGKNVSNYRWDATVQLWPKATNFKAKNIVFENSFNRYLTQEELADGVECTNETLKVQRTNGVDVKSKAYTERAAALSVDTGYAEFLNCQFLSSQDTLYTGGSPQYYKNCLIEGQTDYIFGGSNAVFDSCELRWKGYSSGSVGGYITAAREQGSPYTGYLFKDCKVTANSGLTVTAGYLGRPWGQTAKVLFVNTTLQNGNMITAAGWTSMSGVQPESVDGFKENGTKLANGQRVDLSQRKGHIVSDNDAASINISSYMNNWTPSFLNGEGNTSSGNNDRPSSNIEGAIKTCGGWYEEAFVEWDGSKLGSNVKVSYAPAGSSSYTAVDSQLIRSTRVDIPGLKGDTEYNIVVQGSNGSASCNIKTMSFDRSGYAHWNAAEAVGAYNNDGTLKSGVTVIYVTNSTKDTVTWGGKTGLYNIFNAGPSNVCFRLIGTIDVPSGAKANDGQQNDGSNMLYMNGGKNVTVEGIGYDCNLNKWGFDMKHSTYCEVRNLWLGQYPDDGISMSGGSSSKSYHIWVHNNTIEKGYNAYAGNGIVDDDKADGDGSLDIKWSENVTVSYNVIKDAHKTSLVGGGTSHEQDWITYHHNWFNNTESRNPRARVAHIHSYNNYFYNNKQYAIAASHNSKIFSENNYFENSNLPLDAVNMGSDPYSGTIKSYGDKFVSCNMGSGLAYQIVNSRNDKAYINNLKSGGDGYDNFDTDSSKIYSSYKVQSADAAKAEVMAYAGRMQNKAYNAGTVTDGSGTVVIDEPALKSKLISKFEVKDASYGAQWSIAETFSVGDKAFGDREHVIASVPSSISGGEQIITACNSKNTDSDLAVLTAAKDITVFVCMDERVTSIPSWLGSFNKNGEIVEVNDSEAVRPFDVYAKEIKAGETLTLGTNGMSGACMNYIAFVKETPVVTTTTTTTTTTTTTTTTTTTTVTETTTTTTQPPAQGKAGDANCDGNVDMSDIVLIMQSLANPNKYGLEGTDANHLTEQGSANGDVEGRNGITSNDALAIQRYLLHLITTLPID from the coding sequence ATGATCACAAAGTCAAGAAAGCTGGCTTTGCAGCTTTTTGCATTTGCAGTATCCATTGTTATGATGCTGGCTGCGTTTGCGGCAGTACCGCCCGTCAGCGTTCATGCGGCAGGTACAGACCTGTACGTAGGATACTCAGGCAAAAACAACAACTTCTCAACAGTACAGGCGGCTGTTGACAAGGCTGCAAGCCTCAATCCCTCATCTGAGGCAAACCGTGTGACGATACACATAGCTCCCGGTACATACCGTCAGCAGGTCATCGTCCAGACGCCCTACATTACCTTTGTAAACGACGAGCCCCAGAAGGGCGACGCTATCCTCACATGGTACTACGGCATAGGCTATAAGTACTACAGCGCCAACTCCAAGGGCTATTACGACGCAAATCTTGCCAACTCAAAGAGCGGCAAGAACGTGTCCAACTACCGCTGGGACGCTACAGTGCAGCTCTGGCCAAAGGCTACCAACTTCAAGGCTAAGAACATCGTCTTTGAGAATTCCTTCAACCGCTACCTCACACAGGAGGAGCTTGCGGACGGCGTTGAGTGTACCAACGAGACCTTAAAGGTGCAGCGTACCAACGGCGTTGACGTAAAGTCCAAGGCTTATACCGAGCGTGCGGCAGCTCTCTCCGTTGACACAGGGTATGCGGAGTTCCTCAACTGCCAGTTCCTGTCAAGTCAGGATACTCTCTACACAGGCGGCTCACCTCAGTACTACAAGAACTGCCTTATCGAGGGTCAGACAGACTATATCTTCGGCGGCAGCAACGCTGTATTCGACAGCTGCGAGCTCCGCTGGAAGGGCTACAGCAGCGGTTCAGTGGGCGGCTACATTACAGCAGCAAGAGAACAGGGAAGTCCTTATACAGGATATCTCTTCAAGGACTGTAAGGTAACTGCAAACAGCGGTCTCACAGTAACAGCAGGCTATCTGGGCAGACCATGGGGACAGACCGCAAAGGTGCTCTTTGTGAATACTACTCTCCAGAACGGAAATATGATAACAGCAGCAGGCTGGACTTCCATGAGCGGCGTACAGCCCGAGAGCGTTGACGGCTTCAAGGAGAACGGCACTAAGCTTGCAAACGGTCAGCGCGTTGACCTTTCTCAGAGAAAGGGTCATATCGTATCCGACAACGACGCTGCAAGCATCAATATCTCCAGCTATATGAACAACTGGACTCCCTCATTCCTCAACGGCGAGGGCAATACAAGCAGCGGCAATAACGACCGGCCCTCCTCAAATATTGAGGGAGCTATCAAGACCTGCGGCGGCTGGTATGAGGAAGCCTTCGTTGAGTGGGACGGCTCAAAGCTGGGCTCCAATGTCAAGGTAAGCTATGCTCCCGCAGGAAGCTCATCTTATACAGCTGTTGACTCACAGCTCATAAGAAGCACAAGAGTTGATATCCCGGGACTTAAAGGCGATACAGAGTATAACATCGTAGTCCAGGGCTCCAACGGCTCTGCAAGCTGCAATATCAAGACTATGTCCTTTGACCGCAGCGGCTATGCTCACTGGAACGCAGCAGAGGCAGTGGGAGCTTACAATAATGACGGTACGCTGAAATCGGGCGTTACAGTCATCTATGTTACAAACTCCACCAAGGATACTGTAACATGGGGCGGCAAGACAGGTCTCTACAATATCTTCAATGCAGGTCCCAGCAATGTCTGCTTCCGACTTATCGGCACTATCGACGTTCCCTCGGGAGCAAAGGCTAACGACGGTCAGCAGAACGACGGCTCCAATATGCTCTACATGAACGGCGGCAAGAACGTTACCGTAGAGGGTATCGGATATGACTGCAACCTCAATAAGTGGGGCTTTGATATGAAGCACTCCACATACTGCGAGGTAAGAAACCTCTGGCTGGGACAGTACCCCGACGACGGTATCTCAATGTCGGGCGGAAGCTCTTCCAAGTCCTACCACATATGGGTACACAACAACACTATCGAAAAGGGCTACAACGCTTATGCAGGCAACGGCATAGTTGATGACGACAAGGCAGACGGCGACGGCTCTCTCGATATCAAGTGGTCTGAAAACGTAACTGTTTCATATAACGTTATCAAGGACGCTCACAAGACCTCTCTTGTAGGCGGCGGCACAAGCCACGAGCAGGACTGGATAACCTACCACCACAACTGGTTCAACAATACCGAGTCCCGTAACCCCCGTGCAAGAGTTGCACACATCCACAGCTACAATAACTACTTCTACAACAACAAGCAGTATGCAATAGCTGCTTCACACAATTCAAAGATATTCTCAGAGAATAACTACTTTGAGAATTCAAATCTTCCTCTTGACGCTGTAAATATGGGCAGTGACCCATATTCGGGAACTATCAAGTCCTACGGTGACAAGTTCGTAAGCTGCAATATGGGCAGCGGTCTGGCTTATCAGATAGTGAACTCTCGAAACGATAAGGCTTACATCAACAATCTGAAGAGCGGCGGCGACGGCTACGACAATTTTGATACCGATTCCTCCAAGATATACAGCAGCTATAAGGTTCAGTCCGCAGACGCTGCAAAGGCAGAGGTAATGGCTTATGCAGGCAGAATGCAGAACAAGGCATACAACGCAGGAACAGTTACCGACGGCAGCGGTACAGTCGTTATCGACGAGCCTGCATTAAAGAGCAAGCTTATCTCCAAGTTTGAGGTCAAGGACGCAAGCTACGGTGCACAGTGGTCTATCGCTGAGACATTCTCAGTTGGCGACAAGGCATTCGGTGACCGTGAACACGTCATCGCTTCCGTACCAAGCAGCATAAGCGGCGGCGAGCAGATAATCACAGCCTGCAACTCCAAGAATACAGACTCTGACCTTGCAGTTCTCACAGCTGCAAAGGATATCACGGTATTTGTCTGCATGGACGAGAGAGTAACATCTATACCCTCATGGCTGGGCAGCTTCAACAAGAACGGCGAGATAGTCGAGGTCAACGACAGCGAAGCTGTAAGGCCTTTCGATGTATACGCCAAGGAGATAAAGGCAGGGGAGACTCTTACCCTCGGTACAAACGGCATGAGCGGTGCATGTATGAACTACATCGCATTCGTCAAGGAGACTCCCGTGGTTACAACAACTACAACGACCACTACAACTACAACTACCACCACCACAACGACTACAACTACCGTAACAGAGACTACGACTACCACAACTCAGCCTCCTGCACAGGGAAAGGCAGGCGACGCAAACTGCGACGGTAATGTTGATATGTCGGATATAGTTCTGATAATGCAGTCGCTGGCAAATCCCAACAAATACGGACTTGAAGGCACAGATGCAAATCATCTTACAGAGCAGGGCTCCGCAAACGGCGATGTTGAGGGCAGAAACGGAATCACCTCCAATGACGCCCTTGCGATACAGCGCTATCTGCTCCACCTTATAACAACACTTCCGATAGACTAA
- a CDS encoding bifunctional 4-hydroxy-3-methylbut-2-enyl diphosphate reductase/30S ribosomal protein S1, with protein MNKVTVAKSAGFCFGVDRAVKMVYGELEKNTNVATLGPIIHNQDVVNDMQAKGARIIDSVDELKPDETVVIRSHGVGREIYEQIKAKGNRMLDATCPFVSRIHKIVAEKTAEGYFILIAGDRNHPEVQGIVGHCDENYLVFKDNFELKAFFEKNYKNLRKKLAIVAQTTYNIVVWGECLNVIPKDDPDIVIYDTICNATDTRQSDAAELAKNSDIMLVVGGRHSSNTVKLYEVCSRYCKTYHIENSDELRTLKLPNAEKIGITAGASTPAYIIKEVQTKMAENEILAANQNEDIDFAQMIDESFKKIHTGEKVKGIVMAVNNTEVIVDLGTKHTGYVALDDLTDDPSKKPSDIVSVGDEIDLVVIKVNDAEGTATLSKRKVDEQAGYEKIVKAQQEGTVLEGVVQSVVNKGVTLTVLGVRVFIPASLTGLPRGAELDQLLKKKVEFIVIEVSEGGRKRAVGSIKAVQNAKKEEAKAKFWETAEVGKTYTGKVKSLTSFGAFVDLGGIDGMVHISELSWKRIKHPSEVVNVGDTLEVYIKDLDREANRISLGFKKAEDNPWEIFKSQYQVGDVVKATIVSITSFGAFAQIIDGVDGLIHISQIADQKVENVKDVLNVGDVVDVKIIDIDEESKRISISMRALLENAEDDAEEAPVEDAE; from the coding sequence ATGAATAAGGTCACTGTGGCAAAGTCCGCAGGCTTCTGCTTCGGCGTTGACAGAGCCGTGAAAATGGTCTACGGCGAGCTTGAAAAGAACACTAATGTGGCAACGCTGGGTCCTATTATCCACAATCAGGACGTGGTAAACGACATGCAGGCAAAGGGCGCAAGGATAATCGATTCCGTTGACGAGCTGAAGCCCGACGAGACCGTAGTTATCCGCTCCCACGGCGTAGGCAGGGAGATATACGAGCAGATAAAGGCAAAGGGCAACCGTATGCTGGACGCCACATGTCCTTTCGTGTCCCGTATCCATAAAATAGTAGCAGAAAAAACTGCCGAGGGATACTTTATCCTTATCGCAGGAGACCGTAACCACCCCGAAGTGCAGGGTATAGTTGGTCATTGTGACGAAAATTACCTCGTTTTTAAGGACAACTTTGAGCTAAAAGCCTTTTTTGAAAAAAATTATAAAAATTTGCGAAAAAAGCTTGCAATTGTGGCGCAAACGACGTATAATATAGTAGTATGGGGTGAGTGTTTAAACGTGATCCCGAAGGACGATCCCGACATCGTCATATATGATACCATATGCAATGCTACAGATACGCGTCAGTCAGACGCAGCCGAGCTTGCAAAAAACTCTGACATAATGCTTGTGGTCGGCGGCAGACACAGTTCAAATACTGTCAAGCTTTATGAGGTCTGCAGCCGCTATTGTAAAACGTATCATATCGAAAATTCGGACGAGCTTCGGACCTTAAAGCTTCCAAATGCCGAGAAGATCGGCATCACCGCAGGCGCTTCGACCCCCGCCTATATAATCAAGGAGGTACAAACCAAAATGGCAGAAAATGAAATTCTTGCAGCTAATCAGAATGAGGATATCGACTTCGCACAGATGATCGATGAATCATTCAAAAAAATACATACAGGAGAGAAAGTTAAAGGCATTGTTATGGCCGTAAACAATACAGAGGTAATCGTTGACCTCGGTACAAAGCATACAGGCTATGTAGCTCTTGATGATCTTACAGACGATCCTTCAAAGAAGCCTTCTGACATCGTCAGCGTTGGCGACGAGATCGATCTTGTTGTAATTAAGGTAAACGACGCAGAGGGTACAGCTACTCTCTCAAAGAGAAAGGTGGACGAGCAGGCAGGTTACGAGAAGATCGTAAAGGCTCAGCAGGAAGGCACAGTTCTCGAGGGCGTTGTTCAGAGCGTAGTAAATAAGGGCGTTACACTTACAGTTCTTGGCGTAAGAGTATTTATCCCTGCTTCACTCACAGGTCTCCCAAGAGGCGCAGAGCTCGACCAGCTCCTCAAGAAGAAGGTAGAGTTCATCGTTATCGAGGTTTCCGAGGGCGGCAGAAAGAGAGCTGTTGGTTCTATCAAGGCTGTTCAGAACGCTAAGAAGGAAGAAGCTAAGGCTAAGTTCTGGGAGACAGCTGAGGTAGGCAAGACATACACAGGTAAGGTCAAGTCACTCACAAGCTTCGGTGCATTCGTTGATCTCGGCGGCATCGACGGCATGGTTCATATCTCAGAGCTCTCATGGAAGAGGATCAAGCACCCAAGTGAAGTTGTAAACGTTGGCGATACTCTTGAAGTATACATCAAGGACCTCGACAGAGAGGCAAACAGGATCTCTCTCGGCTTCAAGAAGGCTGAGGACAATCCTTGGGAGATCTTCAAGTCACAGTATCAGGTAGGCGACGTAGTTAAGGCTACTATCGTTTCTATCACAAGCTTCGGCGCATTCGCTCAGATCATCGACGGCGTTGACGGTCTTATCCACATCTCACAGATCGCTGACCAGAAGGTCGAAAATGTCAAGGACGTTCTTAACGTAGGCGACGTAGTTGATGTTAAGATCATTGATATCGACGAAGAGTCAAAGAGAATCAGCATCTCTATGCGTGCTCTCCTTGAGAATGCAGAGGACGACGCTGAAGAAGCTCCTGTTGAGGACGCTGAATAA
- a CDS encoding lysophospholipid acyltransferase family protein, whose product MYYIVKFLVRLYFRIMYKLRYEGRDNIPKDTTVIYACNHRSYADPPLLGTGARGKFAFMAKEELFQNKLFAWLIRSLGAFPVARGKGDTGVIDTAVERLNNGRSLMIFPEGTRSKDGKVGKKGHTGAALISARSGKPIIPVGICYGEKLKFRTPLTVKYGNPIDPAEYCEICDAPNPRQLVKLKNRYMADIKFLVEGEQTAADDEKKEEASDE is encoded by the coding sequence ATGTATTACATAGTTAAGTTTCTGGTCCGTTTATACTTCCGCATAATGTACAAGCTGCGCTATGAGGGCAGGGACAATATCCCAAAGGATACAACTGTCATATACGCCTGCAATCATCGCTCCTACGCAGACCCTCCCCTGCTCGGCACGGGAGCAAGAGGCAAATTCGCCTTTATGGCTAAGGAGGAGCTCTTTCAGAACAAGCTCTTTGCGTGGCTCATTCGCTCTCTCGGAGCTTTCCCCGTTGCCCGCGGCAAGGGCGATACGGGAGTTATAGATACTGCCGTTGAAAGGCTCAATAACGGCAGGAGCCTTATGATATTCCCCGAGGGTACACGCTCCAAGGACGGCAAGGTGGGCAAAAAGGGACACACGGGTGCTGCTCTTATCTCAGCACGCTCGGGCAAGCCCATTATCCCCGTTGGCATATGCTACGGAGAAAAGCTGAAATTCCGCACTCCTCTCACCGTAAAATACGGCAATCCCATTGACCCTGCGGAGTACTGCGAGATATGCGATGCTCCCAATCCACGTCAGCTTGTAAAGCTCAAGAACCGCTATATGGCTGATATAAAGTTCCTCGTTGAGGGCGAGCAGACAGCTGCCGACGACGAGAAAAAGGAGGAAGCTTCTGATGAATAA